The Quatrionicoccus australiensis nucleotide sequence CGCCGGCATCAGTCTGAGCGATGCAAAAAAGGTCCTGCTGGTCGGCCGTCTTTCGCGCCGCCTGAAGCAATACGAGTTGGGCAATTTTGGCCAGTATTACCGCATGCTGGCGAGCGGCCAGCATCCGGAAGAGTTGCAGACGATGGTCGACTTGCTGACCACCAACGAAACTTACTTCTTTCGCGAACAAAAGCATTTTGACTTCCTGCGCGACGAGATCCTGCAAAAGCGGCGCAGCCCGGCCACCTTCCGGATCTGGAGTGCGGCCTGTTCGAGCGGCGAAGAGGTCTATACGCTGGCCATGATGCTGGCCGAGCATTTGCCGAATGCACCATGGGAAATCGTCGGCTCCGACATCAG carries:
- a CDS encoding CheR family methyltransferase, producing the protein MSEPSPITDQEFSLFQRLIYKIAGISLSDAKKVLLVGRLSRRLKQYELGNFGQYYRMLASGQHPEELQTMVDLLTTNETYFFREQKHFDFLRDEILQKRRSPATFRIWSAACSSGEEVYTLAMMLAEHLPNAPWEIVGSDISTQVLAKAATGHYSLARTEGIPPGFMSKYCLKGVRSHAGTFLIAPELRRRTSFHQINLMNPV